The Candidatus Hamiltonella defensa 5AT (Acyrthosiphon pisum) DNA window TAGTGCCCTCATTGTGAGCCTCGCTCACGATATTAAACTGAGTAATACGTTCTTTTATCAGTTCGCTGATTTCGGTGGAATTCAGTTGCATGTGCTCCAGTTTCCTTAAGAATCTGTTTTAAAATATGCTTTAAATGACATTAAAATATTTATCATGTTCAAGACAATAAAAAATTTTTAAGTCTTTTAAGACGATTGCTGACACTGCCATCTATGACCCTGTCTCCATGACGGATAATCACGCCCGCCAAAATAGATTCATCTATTTTGCAATTTAATGTCACCTTAAGCTGTAAACGTTTTTCCAAGGCAAAAATAATTTTTTTCTTCTGATCTTCATTCAAGGGGATGGCAGAAAACACTTCAATATCAATCACAGAATTGATCATTGCCCGCAACGCCATAAATTGCTTCAGTACTTCAGGCAGAAGCGATAAACGACCATTTTGAGCCATAATTTTAATGAAATTTTTAGAAAATTCATCGAGGTGATCAGAACAAAGACTAATAAATATCTGTGCTGTCTTTTCGGAATGCATCACGCCAGAAAGCCATTGAGTAACTTGCTTATGAGCCGAGACCTGTGCAGAAAAAGCCAACATATTCTGCCAATGTTCAATTGAATGATGTTCAACAGCAAAGTCAAAGATAGCTTTAGCGTAGGGACGAGCGATGGTAGCCATAGACATAAATCGCTTTCTCCTTATAGTTCAGCGACTAATTTATCGATAATGTCACTATTCACTTTTTCATCTATAGACTGTTCGATAATTTTTTGAGCTCCAATGACTGCTAACACAGCAATTTTTTTACGCAATTCTTCATAAGATCGCTGATGTTTTGCCTCAATTTCTGTCTCTGTTTGTGCCAAAATTTGAGAACGCTGTTGTTCTGCCTCGGCTTTCGCTTCTTCAATAATTTGAGACTTGCGTTTATTTGCCTGTTCAATAATCACTTGGGCCTGCAGTTTAGCCTTATTGATTTGTTCGGTTGAATTAACCTGCGCCAACTCCAAATCTT harbors:
- the atpH gene encoding F0F1 ATP synthase subunit delta, with the protein product MSMATIARPYAKAIFDFAVEHHSIEHWQNMLAFSAQVSAHKQVTQWLSGVMHSEKTAQIFISLCSDHLDEFSKNFIKIMAQNGRLSLLPEVLKQFMALRAMINSVIDIEVFSAIPLNEDQKKKIIFALEKRLQLKVTLNCKIDESILAGVIIRHGDRVIDGSVSNRLKRLKNFLLS
- the atpF gene encoding F0F1 ATP synthase subunit B, whose protein sequence is MNLNATILGQAIAFVLFVLFCMKYVWPPIINAIEKRQKEIADGLAFAENAKKDLELAQVNSTEQINKAKLQAQVIIEQANKRKSQIIEEAKAEAEQQRSQILAQTETEIEAKHQRSYEELRKKIAVLAVIGAQKIIEQSIDEKVNSDIIDKLVAEL